DNA from Pelagibacterium nitratireducens:
GGATCGATGATCAACTACCGGCTGGCCGAGCACGGGCTGTGGTCGTCGGCCTATGTGTTGTTCAACACGCTCTATCTGTTCGTGCAGGGCTTCCACATGGATTTCGGCGGCAATGCGATGGTCGAACCCGTCGGACTCGATCCGTCGGGCACGGCGCTTCTGGCGGCCAGCCCGTTCGTTCTGTTCGCGTTTTTCGCGCCGATGCGCCGGCCGGTACTGATCGGGATTGCGACGATCCTCGTTATCGCCGTGCCCACCCTGTTCTATCACTCGAACGGGTATTCCCAGTTCAACGTGCAGCGCTATGCGCTCGACTGGCTGCCCATCGTCTTTTACATGCTGGCGCTTGCCGTCACCGATCGCGACATGCGCGGGCTGGCGCTGCTGGTGACTTTCGGGATCGGGCTTAACCTCATTACCATGGCGTTTCTGGCACTGGGATTGGCGGCGTAGTTCCTAAGTGGTCACGCTTCCGAACCGAAAAAGTGGAAACCACTTTTTCTGGAAGCGCTCCGGTGGGATCGGGCTTAACCTCATTACCATGGCGTTTCTGGCACTGGGATTGGCGGCGTAGCGTCTTGTCTGGTCGCGCTTTCGAACCGACAAGCGCTTATTCAGCCGCCCAGGCGCCGAACTGCGCATTGTGCAGGCGAGCGTAGGCGCCGGCCCTGGCGACCAGCGCTTCATGGGCGCCCTCTTCCACGATACGGCCATCGGCGACCACGGCGATGCGGTCCGCATTGCGGATGGTGGCCAGGCGGTGGGCGATGACCAGAGTGGTGCGGCCCTCCGAGAGTGCCGAAAGCGCGCGCTGGATCTGCATTTCTGTTTCGGTATCGAGCGCCGAGGTCGCCTCGTCGAGAATGAGGATCGGCGGGTTTTTCAGAAATATTCGCGCGATGGCGAGGCGCTGCTTCTGGCCGCCCGAGAGTTTGACCCCGCGCTCGCCGATCATGGTATCGAGCCCGTCGGGCAATTGGGCAATGACGCTATCGAACTGGGCGCTGCGGGCGGCGGCCATGATCTCCTCGTCGGTTGCACCCAGACGGCCATAAGCGATGTTGTCGCGGATCGAGGTGCCGAACATGAAAACGTCCTGCTGGACGATGCCGATCTGGCTGCGCAGGGAATCCTGGGTCATGTCGCGGATGTCGATGCCATCGATGGTGATGGCGCCGGAATCGATTTCGTAAAAGCGCGGCAGCAGTGAGCAGATCGTGGTCTTGCCCGCACCGGAGGGACCGACCAGGGCGATGGTTTGCCCGGCTTTAACGCCGAGGGTGATGTCGGCCAGGATCGGGCGGTTGTCCGAATAGGCGAAGTTGACCTTGTCGAAGACGATATCGCCCCTGAGATCGGAAACCCTTTTTGCGCTTGGGCTATCGACGATATCGGGTTCGGTATCGATCAGGTCGGTGAAGCGTTTGAAGCCGGCGATGCCTTTGGGATAGCTTTCGATGACCGAGATGATCTTGTCGATGGGACGAAACAGAACGGTGATGAGAAGCAGAAAGCCGACGAACTGGCCGTAGGTCATTTCGCCATACATGACGAGCGCGGTCCCGGCGAGCATGACCATCAACTGCACGAGGCTCTTGGCCATATAGGACATCGAGATCGACGCCGTCATGATCTTGTAGGCCTTGAGCTTGGTGGTGCGGTAGCTCTGATTGTCACCTTCAAACAGCTTGCGCTCATGGCGCTCATTGGCAAAGGCACGTACGGCACGGACCCCGCCGATCGATTCCTCGATGCGCTGGTTGAAATCGCCGACCCGGCCGTAAAGGTTCTTCCAGGTCATGGTCATGGCGCTTCCGTATTTGAAGATCAGGAAGGCGGCGACCGGGACGATGAACAGGGTGAGCGCGGCGAGCTTTAAATTCATCAGCGCCATGATGATGAAGGCACCGATAAAGGTCATGATGGCTATAAAGACGTCTTCGGGACCGTGATGGGCGATCTCACCGACCTCTTCGAGATCCTTGGTGACGTGGGTAATGAGGTGCCCGGTCTTCTTGTTGTCGAAATAGCGGAATGAGAGTTTGTGGAGGTGATCGAAGGCCTGACGGCGCATGTCGGTCTCGATGCCGATGCCAAGCGCGTGGCCCCAATAGTTGACCACCGAAAGCAGGCCCGCATTGAGGATATAGACGACCAGCAGACCAGCAGCGGCGGCAAGAATCCAGAACCAGTTCTGGCTGGGCAGCAATTGATCGACATAGAGCTGGACGACCACGGGGAAGCTCAATTCGAGCAGGCCGACGATGACCGCGCAGCCGAAATCGAGGAAAAACAGGCCCTTATAGGGCGCGTAATAGGAGAAAAATCGGCGCAGCATCGTCGGATCGCTTTCAATACCGCCCGGACCTAGCGCGCTTAAACCAGACTCGTCAAGTCAAGTTTTCTGCGTGGTCGGGAGCGGTCCGAAAACTGAGATATTTGTGGCCGAAGAAATTTGCAACAGCGCCGACGCCGATTGCCGTGCCGTGTGCAACCGCTTCAGGCAGCAAGCGCCATCCGATGGCCGGGAGCAAATGATCGAGCAGGGCCAGGGAAACCGCCATGACGACAACGGCGCCGAGCGCATTGACGATGAGAAAGAGCGTGGCCTGCAGCGCCATGGACTGGCGGGAATTGGGAAACACATAGGCGCGGTAGAGCGTGAACCCGGCGCTCATGCCAATGAGATAGGCCACGAACACGGCGGCGGGAAACGGCAGCACGAGCGAGAGCGGGAAACGCACCAGCCAGTTGATCGCCGCTGCAAGACCGCCAAGCAGCAGGAAGCGCACGACCTGGGGCAGCTTGAGGAAGGCCTGCGGGCTCATATGCCGATCCAGGCGAGAAAGAAGCCGAGCGCCAGACCGGCGGCGAGCATGAGGCTTTTGGGGTCTTTCATGGCAAAGGCGACGGGATCGTCGTTGAGTTCGCCGCGAAAGCTGAGCATCCAGATGCGGCCGATCCACAGGAACAGGGCGGCGGGCATGAGCCAGAGCCAGATCGAATCCGAATAGAAATCGGCGGCCAGGGCATCCTGGGTGAGATAGAGCACAAGGATGAGAACCGAGCCGATGCCGCTGGCCACGCCCATGGCCATGATGAAGGGCGCATCGGTTGTGAAATATCCGCGCCCACTGATCCGGCCCGATCCGCCATTGTCGGTCATGCGCTGCACCTCGGTGTTGCGCTTGGCGAAGGAAAGCGAGGCAAACAGGAACATGGAAAAGACAAGCAGCCAGGGCGAGGCCATGACACCGACGGCGACAATGCCCAATACGAGTCGCAAGGTGAACAGCACGGCCAGCGTGAAGGCATCGAGGATCGGCTTGCGTTTGATCCCCAGGGAATAGGCGACGGTGAGGGTCAGATAGGCGGCAAGCGTTGCGACAACCAGGGGATTGACCAGCGCGCCGAGCGCGAAGGCGGCAATCATGGCGACGGGCATGGCGGCCACGGCATTGGCGATGGATATGCGACCGGCCGCGAGCGGACGGTTGCGCTTGGACCAATGGCGGCGGTCGTCGGCGATGTCCCAGAGGTCGTTGAGGAGATATGTCGAGGAGGCGAGGATGCCCAGGGCGAGAAATGCCATGCCCGCGCTGGTCCATGCTGCGAGGTCGAGCATATGGCCACCCAGCATGAGCGGCACGAACACCAAGGCGTTC
Protein-coding regions in this window:
- a CDS encoding ABC transporter ATP-binding protein; translated protein: MLRRFFSYYAPYKGLFFLDFGCAVIVGLLELSFPVVVQLYVDQLLPSQNWFWILAAAAGLLVVYILNAGLLSVVNYWGHALGIGIETDMRRQAFDHLHKLSFRYFDNKKTGHLITHVTKDLEEVGEIAHHGPEDVFIAIMTFIGAFIIMALMNLKLAALTLFIVPVAAFLIFKYGSAMTMTWKNLYGRVGDFNQRIEESIGGVRAVRAFANERHERKLFEGDNQSYRTTKLKAYKIMTASISMSYMAKSLVQLMVMLAGTALVMYGEMTYGQFVGFLLLITVLFRPIDKIISVIESYPKGIAGFKRFTDLIDTEPDIVDSPSAKRVSDLRGDIVFDKVNFAYSDNRPILADITLGVKAGQTIALVGPSGAGKTTICSLLPRFYEIDSGAITIDGIDIRDMTQDSLRSQIGIVQQDVFMFGTSIRDNIAYGRLGATDEEIMAAARSAQFDSVIAQLPDGLDTMIGERGVKLSGGQKQRLAIARIFLKNPPILILDEATSALDTETEMQIQRALSALSEGRTTLVIAHRLATIRNADRIAVVADGRIVEEGAHEALVARAGAYARLHNAQFGAWAAE
- a CDS encoding GtrA family protein, translating into MSPQAFLKLPQVVRFLLLGGLAAAINWLVRFPLSLVLPFPAAVFVAYLIGMSAGFTLYRAYVFPNSRQSMALQATLFLIVNALGAVVVMAVSLALLDHLLPAIGWRLLPEAVAHGTAIGVGAVANFFGHKYLSFRTAPDHAENLT
- a CDS encoding UbiA family prenyltransferase, with amino-acid sequence MPKSAVAVKQTRADRKPRSGLLPLVLDLDDTLIRTDLLHETVFAYLKQNPFGLFSLVLWLLKGKAHLKQQLASQVTLEVDDIPLNAELVAYAEAEKAKGRQIILATAADSLLAIRIAHRFPFIDKTIASDGITNLKGATKAQKLAEMFPDGFVYAGDSKTDLAVWKVAKAGVLVETAGGVERAAARLTDIEHTIKRPTRLRDWIKEARLHQWAKNALVFVPLMLGGHMLDLAAWTSAGMAFLALGILASSTYLLNDLWDIADDRRHWSKRNRPLAAGRISIANAVAAMPVAMIAAFALGALVNPLVVATLAAYLTLTVAYSLGIKRKPILDAFTLAVLFTLRLVLGIVAVGVMASPWLLVFSMFLFASLSFAKRNTEVQRMTDNGGSGRISGRGYFTTDAPFIMAMGVASGIGSVLILVLYLTQDALAADFYSDSIWLWLMPAALFLWIGRIWMLSFRGELNDDPVAFAMKDPKSLMLAAGLALGFFLAWIGI